One Streptomyces sp. NBC_01237 genomic region harbors:
- a CDS encoding MbtH family protein, translated as MTNPFENDDTHYLVLLNDEGQYSLWPAANDVPVGWAVAKHADKRAACLEFVEQHWTDMRPKSLAVAMGDAAH; from the coding sequence ATGACGAACCCTTTTGAGAACGACGACACGCACTACCTGGTGCTGCTGAACGATGAGGGGCAGTACTCCCTGTGGCCCGCCGCCAACGACGTTCCGGTCGGCTGGGCCGTCGCGAAACATGCGGACAAGCGGGCCGCATGCCTGGAGTTCGTGGAGCAGCACTGGACGGACATGCGGCCGAAGAGCCTGGCCGTGGCCATGGGTGACGCCGCTCATTGA
- a CDS encoding DUF6191 domain-containing protein translates to MRWINRRRRESSGFAGNFEVLEVFHPSQRHVSEEVQRQRLTKQDDGDAAPPLDLDSGRASFVVRRPADSDKQN, encoded by the coding sequence GTGCGCTGGATCAACCGGAGGCGTCGCGAATCCTCAGGATTCGCCGGAAACTTCGAAGTCCTCGAAGTGTTCCATCCGTCTCAGCGGCATGTCAGCGAAGAGGTCCAACGGCAGCGGCTGACCAAGCAGGACGACGGTGACGCCGCCCCGCCGCTGGACCTTGATTCGGGGCGGGCATCATTCGTGGTACGTCGCCCCGCCGACAGCGACAAACAGAACTAG
- a CDS encoding LLM class flavin-dependent oxidoreductase, whose amino-acid sequence MRVGVRILPSEHWKAARHAWRLAEEMGFEHAWTYDHVAWRERMGSTWYAAMPTLAAAAGITERIQLGTLVSSPNFRHPVPFAKEIVTLDDLSDGRFILGLGAGSGGVDAEVTGNAPWSAAERSARFQEFVELTDKLLRTSTTDYAGRYYRAKEACIDPDGLTRARVPVAVAATGPRGMRTAARHADIWVTNGHSPKPGVIAPRASPGLVREQISRLSRICTGENRDPSTLRKLVHLGQDRSILESVDTFIEVATQYRDAGVTDLVVPFPDGTARDHGDMKVLEHIATVVLP is encoded by the coding sequence ATGCGTGTCGGAGTGCGCATTCTCCCGTCAGAGCACTGGAAAGCCGCTAGGCATGCCTGGCGCCTCGCCGAAGAGATGGGCTTCGAGCATGCGTGGACGTACGACCATGTGGCCTGGCGCGAGCGCATGGGGTCCACCTGGTATGCGGCGATGCCCACGCTCGCGGCCGCTGCGGGAATCACCGAGAGAATCCAATTGGGAACCTTGGTGTCCTCGCCCAACTTCCGCCACCCCGTGCCTTTCGCGAAAGAGATTGTGACGCTGGACGATCTGTCGGACGGGCGTTTCATCCTGGGTCTTGGAGCCGGCTCGGGTGGCGTAGACGCAGAGGTCACGGGGAACGCTCCGTGGTCGGCGGCCGAGCGGTCCGCGAGGTTCCAGGAGTTCGTCGAGCTGACGGACAAGCTGCTCCGTACGTCGACCACCGACTACGCGGGTCGGTATTACCGGGCCAAGGAAGCCTGCATCGATCCGGATGGCCTGACGCGCGCGCGAGTGCCGGTCGCCGTCGCCGCCACCGGCCCGCGAGGCATGCGGACGGCCGCCCGGCATGCCGACATCTGGGTGACCAACGGGCACTCCCCCAAGCCCGGCGTAATCGCACCGAGAGCTTCTCCCGGCCTGGTGCGAGAGCAGATCAGCCGGCTCTCGCGCATCTGCACGGGCGAGAATCGGGATCCGAGCACTCTTCGCAAGCTCGTGCACCTCGGCCAGGACCGATCGATCCTCGAATCGGTAGACACATTCATCGAAGTGGCAACGCAATACCGGGACGCCGGCGTCACCGACCTGGTGGTTCCATTCCCCGACGGGACGGCCAGAGACCATGGAGATATGAAAGTGCTGGAACATATAGCGACCGTTGTGCTTCCCTGA
- a CDS encoding MFS transporter, translated as MPTSSRLGLLRDPDFGRLFAATALGQLGDRIIFLALPLVAIMALDADEFQVGLLTTMTTAGSLLVGLPAGAWVDRMRKRSVLISTDIARSLALVTIPVAWSTDLLTIWWLYAVALFHGILTVFFDVAYISYLPHLVGRSHLVEGNSKLSAIRSVSSISGPSIAGPMVGWVGAPATVLASSIGMAMSGLLAMSIRAREQKPEPSERPQLGREIKEGLRFVLKYPALRAIVLGDGIFNLFLVMYQAMLLVFLKREIGLDSFEIGLVLSGMGCGALLGALLATRISRRVGHGPVIWIAPLVTCPLTALMPMAQPGWSVYVAAVGLASLSMGGVVRVVAQSSFQQALTPDHLLGRMSATARFVSWGGIPLGGFLGGVSGSAFGAKTTLWIGVVGMTLSIIPNFLSPLRTMRELPEQINTPPLPEPDRRR; from the coding sequence ATGCCAACATCCTCTCGCCTCGGACTCCTGCGGGATCCGGACTTCGGCCGCCTGTTCGCGGCCACCGCGCTCGGCCAGCTGGGTGATCGCATCATCTTTCTGGCCCTTCCGCTGGTGGCCATCATGGCGCTGGACGCCGATGAGTTCCAGGTCGGGCTGCTGACCACAATGACCACCGCGGGTTCCCTCCTGGTCGGGCTGCCGGCGGGGGCGTGGGTGGACCGTATGCGGAAGCGGTCGGTGTTGATCAGCACCGATATAGCAAGGTCTCTGGCGCTCGTGACGATCCCGGTGGCCTGGTCGACGGACCTGCTGACGATCTGGTGGCTCTACGCCGTCGCCTTGTTCCACGGGATTCTGACCGTCTTCTTCGACGTCGCCTACATCAGCTACCTCCCACATCTGGTGGGACGAAGCCATCTCGTCGAGGGGAACTCGAAACTCTCGGCGATCCGCTCCGTATCCAGCATCAGTGGGCCCTCGATCGCGGGGCCGATGGTGGGGTGGGTCGGAGCCCCCGCGACAGTCCTGGCGAGCTCGATCGGGATGGCCATGTCGGGTCTGCTCGCGATGAGCATCCGGGCCCGCGAGCAGAAGCCGGAGCCCAGCGAGCGCCCGCAATTGGGCCGGGAGATCAAGGAAGGGCTCAGGTTCGTCCTCAAGTATCCCGCGCTGCGCGCGATCGTTCTGGGGGACGGAATTTTCAATCTCTTCCTGGTCATGTATCAAGCCATGCTGCTCGTCTTCCTGAAGAGGGAGATCGGCCTCGACTCCTTCGAGATCGGACTCGTCCTGTCGGGCATGGGGTGCGGTGCCCTGCTGGGTGCGCTACTGGCCACCAGGATCTCCCGGCGGGTCGGGCACGGCCCGGTCATCTGGATCGCGCCCCTGGTCACGTGTCCGCTGACGGCGTTGATGCCGATGGCTCAGCCGGGCTGGAGCGTGTACGTGGCCGCCGTCGGGCTCGCCTCGCTCTCGATGGGCGGTGTGGTCCGTGTGGTGGCTCAGTCGAGCTTCCAGCAGGCCCTCACGCCGGATCATCTCCTGGGCCGCATGAGCGCGACGGCCCGGTTCGTGTCCTGGGGTGGCATTCCGCTCGGCGGCTTTCTGGGCGGGGTCTCGGGCTCAGCTTTCGGAGCGAAGACCACGCTGTGGATCGGTGTCGTGGGGATGACGCTGAGCATCATTCCGAACTTCCTGTCCCCGCTGCGCACCATGCGCGAACTGCCCGAGCAAATCAACACCCCTCCCCTGCCCGAGCCCGACCGCCGGAGGTAG
- a CDS encoding branched-chain amino acid aminotransferase, protein MTNVASGSALDDRDGVIWLDGLFVPWRDARLHVLTHGLHYGGSVFEGERVYDGHVFKLAEHTRRLHKSARELGYRLPFTEAELMDATLEVVRRQGIDDGYIRPVAWRGSEHIGVAGGDASVHVAIATWEWPPVFSAEAKERGIRLGTSRWRRPSPDTAPVRAKAASLYNICTLARDEAHRLGYDDALLLDYRGQVTEATGANLFLVAGETLHTPVPDCFLAGITRATVLDLAGDLGIPVVERHVRPEELGGFDECFLTGTAYEIQPVRSIDQHEYRTGKTTNAVVEAYGRLVHQVMA, encoded by the coding sequence GTGACGAACGTGGCGAGCGGTTCCGCTCTCGACGACCGCGACGGCGTCATCTGGCTCGACGGCCTGTTCGTCCCCTGGCGGGACGCCCGACTGCACGTCCTCACGCACGGCCTCCACTACGGCGGCAGCGTCTTCGAGGGTGAACGCGTCTACGACGGCCATGTCTTCAAGCTGGCCGAGCACACCCGACGGCTCCACAAATCGGCTCGGGAGCTGGGCTATCGACTGCCCTTCACCGAGGCGGAGTTGATGGATGCGACGCTTGAGGTCGTCCGTCGGCAGGGAATCGACGACGGGTATATCCGACCGGTGGCATGGCGTGGCAGCGAGCACATCGGCGTGGCCGGCGGGGACGCATCCGTTCATGTCGCCATCGCCACCTGGGAGTGGCCCCCTGTCTTCTCGGCCGAGGCCAAGGAGCGGGGCATCCGGTTGGGCACCTCGCGCTGGCGCCGGCCCTCACCGGACACGGCACCGGTTCGGGCCAAGGCGGCTTCCCTGTACAACATCTGCACCCTCGCACGCGATGAGGCCCATCGGCTCGGCTACGACGACGCACTGCTGCTCGACTACCGCGGCCAGGTCACGGAGGCCACCGGGGCCAACCTCTTTCTCGTGGCCGGGGAGACTCTGCACACGCCCGTGCCGGACTGCTTCCTCGCCGGCATCACACGCGCGACGGTGCTCGACCTGGCGGGCGACCTCGGGATCCCGGTGGTGGAACGGCACGTCCGACCCGAGGAACTCGGCGGGTTCGACGAGTGCTTCCTCACCGGCACGGCATACGAGATCCAGCCCGTGCGGTCGATCGATCAGCATGAGTACCGGACGGGCAAGACGACCAATGCCGTGGTGGAGGCCTACGGCCGCCTGGTACACCAGGTCATGGCGTAA
- a CDS encoding bacilysin biosynthesis protein BacA — MNTNRIRYLHTLGPHGTNLESAAHEWLHRRGIDGNVELHASLETALEAVPDDGEHALVACAVYPALHTLTFGNLHRLHMVDSFVMPTHNMVLASAGAEAPRTVATHPAPVGLVPDGAEARLVLSNAQAAIDCAAGLTDGCVTTVVAAERNGLRVLQDFGPVPMVFTIHQVCGLDTAQDRLESAGVPR, encoded by the coding sequence ATGAACACCAACCGCATTCGGTACCTCCACACCCTCGGCCCGCACGGCACCAACCTGGAATCCGCGGCTCATGAATGGCTGCACAGACGCGGTATCGACGGCAACGTCGAGCTCCACGCATCGTTGGAAACCGCCCTCGAAGCGGTGCCCGACGACGGGGAACACGCCCTGGTGGCCTGTGCGGTCTATCCGGCACTGCACACGCTGACCTTCGGGAACCTGCACCGACTGCACATGGTCGACAGCTTCGTCATGCCGACCCACAACATGGTGCTGGCCAGTGCGGGAGCGGAGGCTCCTCGTACCGTCGCCACCCATCCGGCCCCGGTGGGGCTGGTCCCTGATGGTGCCGAAGCCCGGCTGGTGCTGAGCAATGCGCAGGCGGCCATCGACTGCGCGGCCGGCCTCACCGACGGGTGCGTCACGACCGTCGTCGCGGCGGAGCGGAACGGGCTGCGGGTCCTGCAGGACTTCGGCCCGGTGCCCATGGTCTTCACCATCCACCAGGTGTGCGGACTGGACACGGCGCAGGACCGCCTGGAGAGCGCCGGAGTTCCGCGGTGA
- a CDS encoding DUF885 family protein: MSGGSTELGGLAEEFWAWRTATQPDSHDDVTRIERPAGLLADWSPDAIAERRRALAGFTQRHGDLKVGGEPVATRVDATLLGSALARVHWELDLLRDWRRNPCFYLDQALVPLYNLLLQPPPWPGTRGREIVALLGHVPDVLEQARRNLTGHAAGPFARYALRLLDTADKALGTAMTALGPFLPTARTEELAAATGGAQRALVGFREWLREHLPGFGAPISVGPEAFRYFLHHVALLPYSMRQLLDMGRQEYARTAAAEVMLRRRHRDLPEPPPFADTARQVERQRTDEQDVRALLRREGIIDLPDDLRHYRNTPMPAYLEPLTWLGVPHYIASARRPGDDALRYLRPPRADLPYFQRVEAYDPRVGIVHEGVHAWQAALSWRHPDPLRRHYYDSAANEGIAFHAEELALQAGLFDGTPTSALFLVNAMRLRALRVEVDIALAVGELTLEQAAARLAEQVPLDPGTAWEEAAFFAGHPGQGLSYLTGKIQIHGLLADAARRRGEGFRLDAFLGRLWRDGNVPFALQRWELLDDRSHLDAAQRRGGDRGASAVGLAEAAEG, translated from the coding sequence ATGAGCGGTGGCAGCACCGAACTCGGCGGGCTGGCCGAGGAGTTCTGGGCATGGCGTACGGCCACCCAGCCCGACTCCCACGACGATGTCACCCGGATCGAACGACCGGCAGGCCTGCTGGCCGACTGGTCACCCGACGCGATCGCGGAACGGCGCCGGGCCCTGGCCGGGTTCACGCAGCGCCACGGCGACCTGAAGGTTGGCGGGGAACCGGTCGCCACCCGGGTCGACGCGACCCTGCTGGGTTCCGCGCTCGCCCGGGTGCACTGGGAGCTGGACCTGCTGCGCGACTGGCGCCGCAATCCCTGCTTCTACCTCGACCAGGCCCTGGTGCCCCTCTACAACCTGCTTCTTCAGCCACCTCCGTGGCCCGGCACGCGCGGCCGGGAGATCGTGGCGCTCCTCGGCCATGTGCCGGACGTTCTGGAGCAGGCGAGGCGCAACCTCACCGGGCACGCGGCGGGCCCGTTCGCCCGGTACGCGCTGCGCCTGCTCGACACCGCCGACAAGGCGCTGGGTACGGCCATGACGGCACTCGGTCCGTTCCTGCCGACCGCGCGGACGGAAGAGCTCGCCGCCGCAACGGGCGGGGCACAGCGCGCACTCGTCGGCTTCCGGGAATGGCTGCGGGAGCACCTGCCCGGTTTCGGGGCGCCGATCAGCGTCGGCCCGGAGGCCTTCCGCTACTTCCTGCACCATGTGGCCCTGCTGCCGTACTCGATGCGGCAGTTGCTGGACATGGGCCGCCAGGAGTACGCCCGCACCGCCGCGGCCGAGGTCATGCTGCGTCGCCGGCACCGGGACCTGCCCGAGCCGCCCCCCTTCGCCGACACGGCGCGACAGGTCGAACGGCAGCGCACAGACGAGCAGGACGTCAGGGCCCTGCTGCGCCGCGAAGGCATCATCGACCTGCCTGACGACCTGCGCCACTACCGCAATACCCCCATGCCCGCCTACTTGGAACCGCTCACGTGGCTCGGCGTTCCGCACTACATCGCCTCGGCGCGCCGCCCCGGCGATGACGCCTTGCGGTATCTGCGTCCGCCCCGGGCGGACCTGCCCTACTTCCAGCGGGTCGAGGCCTACGATCCGCGCGTGGGCATCGTCCACGAGGGCGTGCACGCCTGGCAGGCGGCGCTCTCCTGGCGCCACCCCGATCCACTGCGGCGCCACTACTACGACTCGGCGGCCAACGAGGGCATCGCCTTTCACGCCGAGGAACTCGCTCTGCAGGCGGGGCTGTTCGACGGCACTCCGACGAGCGCCCTGTTTCTGGTGAACGCGATGCGCCTGCGGGCTCTGCGGGTGGAGGTCGACATCGCCCTGGCCGTCGGCGAACTCACCCTGGAGCAGGCCGCCGCAAGGCTCGCCGAGCAGGTTCCCCTGGATCCCGGCACGGCCTGGGAGGAGGCGGCCTTCTTCGCCGGGCATCCGGGGCAGGGGCTGAGCTACCTCACCGGGAAGATCCAGATCCATGGCCTTCTCGCCGACGCGGCGCGGCGCCGGGGCGAGGGCTTCCGGCTCGATGCCTTCCTGGGCCGACTGTGGCGCGACGGCAACGTTCCCTTCGCCCTCCAGCGCTGGGAACTGCTCGACGACCGAAGCCACTTGGACGCGGCTCAACGACGGGGAGGTGACCGAGGTGCGTCTGCTGTCGGCCTGGCGGAAGCTGCTGAGGGGTGA
- the asnB gene encoding asparagine synthase (glutamine-hydrolyzing), translated as MMCGIAGWIDFSRDLTLERQTVEAMTASLHRRGPDSDGVWLAPHVALGHRRLAIVDLEGGKQPMVVHPRSTGAPVVLTYSGEVYNFRELRAQLTARGHRFETVSDTEVLLHAYLEWGAAFVDHLTGMFAFAIWDAGREELLLVRDRLGVKPLYYHVYDGGLLFGSEPKAILANPLFTARTSEDKLPILFNPRLSMPWETPFTDLRQVQPGHLVRFDRAGGHESPYWRLVSREHHDDTATTAARVREILEDVVVHQLVADVPLCTLLSGGLDSSAITALAAAHQPPGLRSFSVDFQGADDDFRATALRPERDTPFALAAAAHLGVEHTSLMLDPEALPGVVPETLLARDTPSLGQFDSSMYLLFRAIRERSTVALSGEAADEVFGGYPWFFDQDTVWGDTFPWLGNSPRLTDCLAPDVRARIRPDDDERDRYATLRARVPRLPGESGLQARMREVLYLSLQGPLVYLLDRKDRMSMAVGLEVRVPFCDHTLLEYVWNVPWKMKFADGREKSLLRAAVADLLPAEVLERRKSAYPATFSPAHAKTVRAALDAVLDDGDSPLAGLLDVPRVRELAAGQGRMMTMADNLHLLLPLIEVDRWMRGYNVSLTA; from the coding sequence ATGATGTGCGGCATTGCCGGCTGGATCGACTTCTCCCGGGACCTCACCCTGGAACGGCAGACCGTGGAGGCGATGACAGCTTCCCTGCACCGGCGGGGCCCGGACTCGGACGGAGTGTGGCTCGCCCCGCACGTCGCCCTCGGGCACCGGCGTCTTGCCATCGTCGACCTGGAGGGCGGCAAGCAGCCCATGGTGGTGCACCCGCGCTCGACCGGGGCGCCGGTGGTGCTGACGTACAGCGGCGAGGTGTACAACTTCCGTGAGCTGCGGGCCCAGTTGACGGCACGCGGGCACCGGTTCGAGACTGTGTCCGACACCGAGGTGCTGCTGCATGCCTATCTGGAGTGGGGTGCGGCCTTCGTCGACCACCTGACGGGGATGTTCGCCTTTGCGATCTGGGACGCCGGCCGCGAGGAACTGCTCCTGGTGCGCGACCGGCTCGGCGTGAAGCCCTTGTACTACCACGTCTACGACGGGGGTCTGCTCTTCGGCTCCGAACCCAAGGCGATCCTGGCCAACCCGCTGTTCACGGCCCGCACCAGCGAGGACAAGCTTCCCATTCTGTTCAACCCCCGCCTGTCCATGCCCTGGGAGACGCCCTTCACGGATCTGCGTCAGGTGCAGCCGGGCCACCTGGTGCGCTTCGACCGGGCGGGCGGGCACGAGTCTCCCTACTGGCGGCTGGTGAGCCGGGAGCACCACGACGACACCGCGACCACCGCGGCCCGGGTCCGCGAAATCCTGGAGGACGTCGTCGTTCACCAGCTGGTAGCGGACGTGCCACTGTGCACGCTGCTGTCGGGCGGCCTGGACTCGTCGGCGATCACCGCGCTGGCCGCCGCACACCAGCCGCCGGGACTGCGCTCCTTCTCCGTCGACTTCCAGGGCGCCGACGACGACTTCCGCGCCACCGCCCTGCGCCCCGAACGCGACACCCCCTTCGCCCTGGCGGCCGCCGCACACCTGGGTGTCGAGCACACCTCGCTCATGCTCGACCCGGAAGCGCTCCCCGGGGTCGTACCGGAGACGCTGCTCGCCCGGGACACGCCCAGCCTCGGCCAGTTCGACTCCTCCATGTACCTGCTCTTCCGGGCGATCCGGGAGCGGTCCACGGTCGCCCTGTCCGGGGAGGCGGCCGACGAGGTGTTCGGCGGGTACCCCTGGTTCTTCGATCAGGACACCGTCTGGGGTGACACCTTCCCCTGGCTCGGCAACAGCCCCCGGCTCACCGACTGCCTGGCACCCGACGTCCGGGCCCGGATCCGCCCGGACGACGACGAACGCGACCGCTATGCCACGCTCCGCGCCCGTGTCCCGCGTCTGCCGGGCGAGTCAGGTCTTCAGGCCCGGATGCGCGAGGTGCTGTATCTGAGCCTCCAGGGGCCGCTGGTCTATCTCCTGGACCGCAAGGACCGGATGAGCATGGCCGTGGGCCTGGAGGTGCGGGTGCCGTTCTGCGATCACACGCTCCTTGAGTACGTGTGGAACGTGCCCTGGAAGATGAAGTTCGCCGACGGCCGGGAGAAGAGCCTGCTGCGCGCCGCTGTCGCCGACCTGCTCCCGGCCGAGGTGCTCGAACGCCGCAAGAGCGCCTACCCCGCCACCTTCTCGCCGGCCCACGCCAAGACGGTCCGTGCCGCGCTGGACGCCGTGCTGGACGACGGCGACTCACCGCTCGCCGGGCTGCTCGACGTGCCCAGGGTGCGGGAACTGGCCGCCGGGCAGGGCCGGATGATGACCATGGCCGACAACCTGCATCTGCTGCTGCCCCTGATCGAGGTGGATCGCTGGATGCGCGGTTACAACGTCTCGTTGACCGCATGA
- a CDS encoding GNAT family N-acetyltransferase, with product MIPPTWRYVWHNSADPRVVRAHTLADAVLAARPRVTLSRSHGPGPVLAYGGLPQGLTHVLPFLEQRRGTASHHTRRGTTWADLLHGRAAPGADILAVGMLRDRVPARLPRHSLLLPFRVTLAVPVGPDPQDVLGRLSRKARQQHARELRSHHRTLEVAAGEDDFAFFYDGMHRPTMVNRHGDAARSEDRDSALLCLFRRGVLFFLCESGRRVAGMLCRLEGRTLVVRLAGVARGDDQAYASGTYLAMYVLILQWAAEHGLTRVDLSGCEPFLSKGIFQFKRKMHPEVALPGNHFSGKRLMLRVRRDSPSVRDFLAANPVLAFGQQQGFEAVYFHDEDRPPRLDLRWNCPGVRGQRLVHFDDFLAGLPDTARQPPAVHPNLP from the coding sequence GTGATCCCACCGACCTGGCGGTACGTCTGGCACAACAGCGCCGACCCTCGCGTCGTACGGGCGCACACCCTGGCCGACGCCGTCCTCGCCGCGCGGCCCCGGGTCACGCTGTCCCGGTCGCACGGGCCGGGCCCGGTGCTGGCGTACGGCGGTCTGCCCCAGGGCCTGACGCACGTGCTGCCCTTCCTGGAGCAGCGGCGCGGTACGGCGTCGCATCACACCCGGCGGGGAACGACGTGGGCCGACCTGTTGCACGGTCGGGCCGCCCCCGGTGCCGACATCCTCGCGGTCGGGATGCTGCGCGACCGCGTCCCGGCCCGGCTGCCGCGGCACAGCCTGCTGCTGCCGTTCCGGGTCACTCTGGCCGTGCCGGTCGGGCCCGACCCGCAGGACGTGCTCGGCAGGCTCTCCCGCAAGGCGCGGCAGCAGCACGCGCGCGAACTGCGCTCCCACCACCGCACGCTCGAAGTGGCCGCCGGCGAGGACGATTTCGCGTTCTTCTACGACGGCATGCACCGGCCGACCATGGTGAACAGGCACGGTGATGCCGCCCGTTCGGAGGACCGGGACAGCGCGCTGCTGTGTCTCTTCCGACGCGGGGTGCTCTTCTTCCTGTGCGAGTCCGGCCGCCGAGTGGCGGGGATGCTGTGCCGGCTCGAAGGGCGGACGCTGGTCGTCCGCCTGGCCGGTGTGGCCCGGGGCGATGATCAGGCGTACGCATCCGGCACCTACTTGGCGATGTACGTGCTGATCCTGCAGTGGGCGGCCGAGCACGGCCTCACCCGTGTGGACCTGTCGGGGTGCGAGCCGTTCCTGAGCAAGGGGATCTTCCAGTTCAAACGGAAGATGCACCCGGAAGTGGCCCTGCCCGGCAACCACTTCAGCGGCAAGAGGCTGATGCTGCGGGTCCGCCGGGACAGCCCGTCGGTCCGCGACTTCCTGGCCGCCAACCCCGTCCTCGCGTTCGGGCAGCAGCAGGGCTTCGAGGCGGTCTACTTCCACGACGAGGACCGTCCGCCCCGGCTCGACCTGCGCTGGAATTGTCCCGGGGTGCGGGGGCAGCGCCTCGTCCATTTCGACGACTTCCTCGCCGGCCTCCCGGACACCGCGCGGCAGCCGCCCGCCGTCCACCCGAACCTTCCCTGA
- the panD gene encoding aspartate 1-decarboxylase — protein MFRTMLKSKIHRATVTQCDLNYVGSLTVDADLMDAADLLPGELVHLVDINNGNRLETYVIEGPRGSGVIGVNGAAARLVHNGDLVIVIAYATVPDEDAAELVPSVVFVDEHNRVVGRDAALASAPDGSGLIAGDTVDAG, from the coding sequence ATGTTCCGTACGATGCTCAAATCCAAGATCCACCGCGCCACGGTCACCCAGTGCGATCTGAACTACGTCGGCTCACTCACCGTCGACGCCGATCTGATGGACGCCGCCGATCTGCTCCCCGGCGAGCTGGTCCACCTGGTGGACATCAACAACGGCAACCGGCTAGAGACCTATGTGATCGAGGGGCCGCGCGGCAGTGGCGTCATCGGGGTCAACGGTGCGGCGGCCCGCCTCGTCCACAACGGTGACCTCGTCATCGTCATCGCCTACGCGACGGTGCCCGACGAGGACGCGGCCGAGCTCGTGCCCAGCGTGGTGTTCGTGGACGAGCACAACCGTGTCGTGGGCCGCGACGCCGCTCTCGCGTCCGCTCCCGACGGCTCCGGTCTGATCGCCGGGGACACGGTGGATGCGGGGTGA
- a CDS encoding DUF6002 family protein, with amino-acid sequence MPAVGQAAVNGQVVRNVLDRYFQQIRAAARKTAAARTAPPPLIPLEMDAKPAAFTRFTEVTDVGLTQVRPQLYLLDLMRNPGARTTKTVASLLMIARAAAHIRRTGERVLLVTPTSGNKGTALRDAVARAYETGLATPDELRIVMLAPEASRSKLRDCPLTAEPSLRIANPVVVADVDRPGDVKLLSSEVVERSAAEIFDTTGFRIWYTLDLDNYRIADAVRAFVEAELLPVTEQSAPRLHAHAVSSAFGLLGYHLGHQLLGDGATGLPSPARHPGFFLVQQLATADMVTSLLGMKVPEYTHDEESGLWRQSTAAEFPAVTDHPQEVIDATFYTKEPPTRTQVNEIVARHGGGGVVVSRRECLDKFEEVRSLAVDAGITIAADPSLIREWSLVKAITGVLVARERGLIAADTDVVVHASGYYSDELLAPLRDEHLTRVSAADDLAKVVLAAAHA; translated from the coding sequence ATGCCCGCTGTGGGCCAGGCGGCCGTCAACGGCCAGGTCGTGCGCAACGTACTCGACCGGTACTTCCAGCAGATCCGGGCAGCCGCGCGCAAGACTGCTGCCGCACGTACCGCCCCACCGCCGCTGATACCTCTGGAGATGGACGCGAAACCAGCCGCGTTCACCAGGTTCACCGAGGTCACGGATGTCGGCCTGACCCAGGTCCGGCCGCAGCTGTACCTGCTCGATCTGATGCGCAATCCGGGTGCGCGGACGACGAAGACGGTCGCGTCGCTGCTGATGATCGCCCGCGCGGCGGCGCACATCCGCCGCACCGGCGAGCGGGTGCTCCTGGTCACGCCGACGTCCGGCAACAAGGGGACGGCGCTGCGCGACGCGGTGGCCCGCGCCTACGAGACCGGCCTGGCCACGCCGGACGAGCTGCGGATCGTCATGCTCGCCCCCGAGGCGTCACGGTCCAAGCTGCGTGACTGCCCGCTGACCGCCGAGCCGTCGCTGCGGATCGCGAATCCCGTGGTGGTCGCCGATGTCGATCGGCCGGGCGATGTGAAGCTGCTCAGCAGTGAGGTCGTCGAGCGGTCCGCCGCGGAGATCTTCGACACCACCGGCTTCCGGATCTGGTACACACTGGACCTCGACAACTACCGCATCGCGGACGCGGTACGTGCCTTCGTGGAGGCCGAACTGCTGCCCGTGACCGAGCAGTCGGCGCCACGGCTCCACGCCCACGCCGTCTCCAGCGCCTTCGGTCTGCTCGGCTACCACCTCGGGCACCAGCTGCTCGGCGATGGCGCGACCGGCCTGCCGTCGCCCGCCCGGCACCCCGGGTTCTTCCTGGTCCAGCAGCTCGCCACGGCTGACATGGTGACCAGCCTGCTCGGCATGAAGGTTCCCGAGTACACCCACGACGAGGAGTCCGGGCTCTGGCGGCAGTCCACGGCGGCAGAGTTTCCCGCGGTCACGGACCACCCGCAGGAGGTGATCGACGCCACCTTCTACACCAAGGAGCCGCCGACCCGGACACAGGTCAACGAGATAGTCGCCCGGCACGGGGGCGGCGGTGTCGTGGTGTCCCGCCGGGAGTGCCTCGACAAGTTCGAGGAGGTGCGCTCGCTCGCCGTCGACGCCGGCATCACGATCGCCGCCGACCCGTCCCTGATCCGTGAGTGGTCGCTGGTCAAGGCGATCACCGGGGTGCTCGTGGCCCGTGAACGCGGCCTGATCGCGGCGGACACCGACGTGGTGGTGCACGCCTCCGGCTACTACAGCGACGAACTGCTCGCCCCGCTGCGGGACGAACACCTCACGCGGGTGTCCGCCGCGGACGACCTGGCCAAGGTCGTGCTCGCGGCCGCGCACGCCTAG